From a single Nicotiana tomentosiformis chromosome 2, ASM39032v3, whole genome shotgun sequence genomic region:
- the LOC117279580 gene encoding uncharacterized protein encodes MVTLDWSQPFEIMCDATDVAMGAVLGQRKDKMFTPIYYASRTLNDAQVNYATTEKEFFAMVFDFDKFRSYLIFSIAAVSKRLPWYADIAKILASGWLARDLSHYQRMKLQGEERWQAFCLIAMMEKLEDTKEEIALQQRSWKPVSIGLLCTKTHEHMLLHVTSVKGHVILARGMKCLSTPLCASHKDWSVKLDEALWVYRTAFKTTIGTSPFKLLYGKSCHLHVEIEHKAYWAIKMLNLDISLAGEHRLAQMNELEEFRLDAYENTRSSKEKTKRWHDRLIKPKEFHEGDRVLLYNSRLRLFPEKFKSRWAGPNVVKPVSLYDAIEIQNEEGNESFKRLLRRPPYPDIRCQLCDANSSATWTQDSNEFHKDIKKSNFLRPAIVIPRLTNAKIMPIQNDTDVSRLKSENNLAELQEDHPLSAVTQQWLGLEDGAHMPPDEDVNFVPSDDEEYLRTFEGVDEE; translated from the exons ATGGTAACACTTGATTGGAGCCAGCCATTTGAGATAATGTGTGATGCCACTGATGTAGCTATGGGGGCAGTTCTGGGGCAAAGAAAAGATAAGATGTTTACGCCCATCTACTATGCAAGCAGGACGTTGAATGATGCTCAAGTCAACTATGCCACTACTGAGAAAGAGTTCTTTGCGATGGTCTTTGATTTCGACAAGTTTAGATCATATCTG ATTTTCTCCATTGCTGCGGTCTCCAAAAGGCTGCCTTGGTATGCCGATATAGCCAAAATTTTGGCTAGTGGATGGTTGGCTCGTGACCTCTCTCATTATCAAAGAATGAAGCTTCAAGGTgag GAGAGATGGCAAGCATTCTGTCTCATTGCTATGATGGAGAAGCTGGAGGACACTAAGGAGGAAATCGCACTGCAACAAAGGTCATGGAAGccagtttctattggcctactttgTACAAAGACGCACGAGCATATGTTGCTGCATGTGACAAGTGTCAAAGGACATGTAATATTAGCAAGAGGGATGAAATGCCTCTCAACTCCATTATG TGCTTCTCATAAGGATTGGTCTGTAAAGTTGGATGAAGCTCTATGGGTATATAGAACTGCATTCAAAACGACCATAGGGACTTCACCATTCAAACTATTGTATGGAAAATCGTGTCATCTACATGTTGAGATAGAACATAAGGCTTATTGGGCAATTAAGATGCTTAATCTTGATATTAGTCTTGCAGGTGAACACAGGTTGGCGCAGATGAATGAATTGGAGGAGTTTAGACTGGACGCGTATGAAAATACGCGAAGTTCCAAGGAAAAGACAAAGAGGTGGCATGATCGTCTGATTAAGCCAAAGGAGTTTCATGAAGGGGACAGAGTCTTACTATACAATAGTAGACTTAGGTTGTTCCCCGAAAAATTCAAGTCAAGATGGGCAGGTCCAAATGTGGTGAAACCTGTCTCGCTGTATGACGCCATTGAGATCCAAAATGAGGAAGGGAATGAAAGCTTTAAG AGGTTACTACGTCGGCCCCCCTATCCTGATATTAGGTGCCAGCTGTGTGATGCTAATTCTTCTGCCACGTGGACGCAAGATTCTAATGAGTTCCACAAAGACATAAAAAAGAGCAATTTTCTGCGTCCTGCCATAGTCATTCCCCGATTGACTAATGCAAAGatcatgcctatccaaaatgacACTGATGTCTCCAGGTTGAAG AGTGAGAATAACTTGGCAGAGCTGCAGGAGGACCACCCCCTCTCCGCGGTCACTCAGCAGTGGTTAGGCTTGGAAGACGGAGCACATATGCCACCGGATGAGGATGTAAACTTTGTTCCCTCCGATGATGAGGAGTACCTACGCACTTTTGAGGGTGTTGATGAGGAGTAG